The following are encoded together in the Salvelinus alpinus chromosome 37, SLU_Salpinus.1, whole genome shotgun sequence genome:
- the cdkn1d gene encoding cyclin-dependent kinase inhibitor 1D isoform X2 has translation MDIKMTSSSLSSDGAMLVCRSVEELKRRAQGPVRRNLFGPVDHEQLQQDFQRHLCMSVESANKRWDFDFNTGQPAAKGASVEWKEMKCQDVPAFYRNCVLRKPVIGIDGQRAERENVRLARASSPGSSSCGEEYLEVTTRESYTIQRPEKKMASQRAGPVKRRQAAITEFFVVKKRRTMHHKPSSPQ, from the exons AT ggaCATTAAGATGACATCATCATCCTTATCATCTGACGGGGCCATGCTGGTCTGTCGGAGTGTGGAGGAGCTGAAGCGCAGGGCCCAGGGCCCGGTGAGGAGGAACCTGTTTGGGCCTGTGGACCACGAGCAGCTGCAACAGGACTTCCAGAGGCACCTGTGTATGAGCGTGGAGTCGGCCAACAAGCGCTGGGACTTTGACTTCAACACCGGCCAGCCGGCCGCCAAGGGCGCCAGCGTGGAGTGGAAGGAGATGAAATGCCAGGATGTGCCGGCGTTCTACCGCAACTGTGTGTTGAGGAAGCCGGTGATTGGCATCGACGGGcagagggcggagagagagaatGTCCGGTTGGCGCGGGCATCGTCTCCAGGGTCGTCCAGCTGTGGTGAGGAGTACCTGGAGGTGACCACCAGGGAGAGCTATACGATCCAGAGGCCAGAGAAGAAGATGGCCAGCCAGAGGGCAGGACCAGTCAAACGGAGACAAGCCGCCATAACAG
- the cdkn1d gene encoding cyclin-dependent kinase inhibitor 1D isoform X1 — translation MGPTCRDILPREYNSGTVQQVFARSSNLTTELQNFLMMKTRDIKMTSSSLSSDGAMLVCRSVEELKRRAQGPVRRNLFGPVDHEQLQQDFQRHLCMSVESANKRWDFDFNTGQPAAKGASVEWKEMKCQDVPAFYRNCVLRKPVIGIDGQRAERENVRLARASSPGSSSCGEEYLEVTTRESYTIQRPEKKMASQRAGPVKRRQAAITEFFVVKKRRTMHHKPSSPQ, via the exons ATGGGTCCTACGTGCCGAGATATTTTACCTAGAGAGTATAACTCTGGCACAGTGCAACAAGTCTTTGCGCGCAGTTCGAATCTTACCACTGAACTTCAAAACTTTCTTATGATGAAAACGAG ggaCATTAAGATGACATCATCATCCTTATCATCTGACGGGGCCATGCTGGTCTGTCGGAGTGTGGAGGAGCTGAAGCGCAGGGCCCAGGGCCCGGTGAGGAGGAACCTGTTTGGGCCTGTGGACCACGAGCAGCTGCAACAGGACTTCCAGAGGCACCTGTGTATGAGCGTGGAGTCGGCCAACAAGCGCTGGGACTTTGACTTCAACACCGGCCAGCCGGCCGCCAAGGGCGCCAGCGTGGAGTGGAAGGAGATGAAATGCCAGGATGTGCCGGCGTTCTACCGCAACTGTGTGTTGAGGAAGCCGGTGATTGGCATCGACGGGcagagggcggagagagagaatGTCCGGTTGGCGCGGGCATCGTCTCCAGGGTCGTCCAGCTGTGGTGAGGAGTACCTGGAGGTGACCACCAGGGAGAGCTATACGATCCAGAGGCCAGAGAAGAAGATGGCCAGCCAGAGGGCAGGACCAGTCAAACGGAGACAAGCCGCCATAACAG